One window of Fusarium keratoplasticum isolate Fu6.1 chromosome 2, whole genome shotgun sequence genomic DNA carries:
- a CDS encoding A-deaminase domain-containing protein, whose protein sequence is MGALCSRSGPEDGGQDDYDSHQRKHNINTTSMTQSTRQTSPPTWRHPLGALTLAEALAAKSHIEALNGEIAGRRPIFEAEDAGTTGSTAVESDDPRTRDYFKLRQSIVTCERTLDFDHPCRRGATPDERRADAIIQELKRRDETNVYEKAPSRTGYGGQLHPRFPGDHFLSNKSLIDQTDLFAVARRMPKGGHLHIHFNACLAPHVLLNIAKDMDRMFITSDLPLVSDDDCSNFDRCEIQFSLLSPEKETPGNLFSATYKARQTMKFSRFLEMFPQIYTKGATADEWLLEKLMFHEEEAHNSLQTACGAWEKFNGRTRMMKGLFNYETAYRRYTRLCLEDFMKDNITYAEIRPNFMTSNQLWNDEGTKLIDNKGIMELIISEVNSFQADMKAQGRFFGGLKVIYCTPRSFPPEKIEAALTECLKFKKVWPEWIAGFDLVGEESKGRPIKDFIPELLKFQENCEAAKLEIPFLFHCGETLDMGTDTDGNLIDALLLKSKRIGHGFALAKHPYVMQLMKERGICLELCPISNEILGLTPRVSGHTMYQLLANNVNCTVSSDNGTLFRSSLSHDFYQVMVGKADMGLFGWKQLVLWSLKHACLDQSEYARVYAHWETEWKEFVKWVIQTYGEDTKAE, encoded by the exons ATGGGCGCACTCTGCTCCAGGTCAGGGCCGGAGGATGGAGGACAGGACGACTACGACAGTCACCAGAGAAAACACAACATCAACACAACTTCAATGACGCAATCAACACGACAAACATCGCCTCCAACCTGGCGCCATCCGCTAGGCGCGCTGACCCTAGCCGAGGCCCTCGCTGCGAAGAGCCATATTGAGGCTCTCAATGGTGAGATCGCGGGCAGGAGGCCGATCTTTGAGGCAGAGGATGCGGGGACGACCGGTTCAACAGCTGTCGAATCTGATGATCCCCGCACAAGAGATTACTTCAAGTTGCGACAAAGTATCGTGACATGCGAAAGGACACTGGATTTTGACCATCCGTGTCGGAGAGGGGCGACACCAGATGAGCGGCGCGCCGATGCTATTATTCAGGAGTTGAAGCGCAGGGACGAGACGAATGTCTACGAAAAGGCCCCTTCACGGACGGGCTACGGTGGGCAGCTACACCCTCGGTTCCCCGGAGATCACTTCTTGTCAAACAAGAGCCTCATCGACCAGACCGACCTCTTCGCTGTGGCACGGCGCATGCCCAAGGGCGGCCACCTACACATCCACTTCAACGCCTGCTTGGCTCCTCATGTTCTGTTGAACATCGCAAAGGATATGGATCGCATGTTCATCACAAGCGACTTGCCCCTGGTATCCGACGATGATTGCTCAAACTTTGATCGCTGCGAGATCCAGTTCTCCCTCCTGAGCCCCGAGAAGGAGACCCCTGGAAACTTGTTTAGCGCCACATACAAAGCTCGACAGACCATGAAGTTTAGCAGATTCCTCGAGATGTTCCCCCAAATATACACAAAAGGAGCAACTGCCGACGAGTGGTTACTGGAGAAGCTCATGTTCCATGAGGAAGAGGCGCATAACTCCCTACAGACGGCATGCGG GGCTTGGGAAAAGTTCAATGGACGAAcaaggatgatgaagggTCTCTTCAACTACGAGACAGCATACCGACGATACACACGGCTCTGCCTCGAGGACTTTATGAAGGACAACATCACCTATGCTGAAATCCGGCCGAATTTTATGACGAGCAATCAGCTTTGGAACGACGAAGGTACCAAGCTTATTGACAATAAGGGTATTAtggagctcatcatcagcgAGGTGAATAGCTTCCAGGCCGACATGAAGGCACAAGGCAGGTTCTTTGGCGGGCTCAAGGTTATTTACTGCACCCCTCGATCATTTCCACCTGAGAAGATCGAGGCTGCTCTCACTGAATGTctcaagttcaagaaggtCTGGCCAGAGTGGATCGCAG GTTTCGATCTTGTTGGCGAAGAGTCCAAGGGACGGCCCATCAAGGACTTTATCCCCGAGCTTCTCAAGTTCCAGGAGAACTGCGAGGCTGCTAAATTGGAAATCCCTTTCCTGTTTCACTGCGGTGAAACCTTGGATATGGGAACTGATACAGACGGCAATTTGATCGATGCCCTGCTTCTCAAGTCGAAGCGCATCGGGCATGGTTTCGCGCTCGCAAAGCACCCATACGTCATGCAGCTCATGAAGGAGCGCGGCATCTGTCTCGAACTGTGccccatctccaacgagATTTTGGGTCTTACGCCCCGTGTCAGCGGACATACTATGTATCAGCTCTTGGCCAACAATGTCAACTGCACAGTCAGCTCTGACAATGGAACGCTGTTCCG ATCTTCTCTATCGCATGACTTCTATCAGGTCATGGTAGGCAAGGCGGACATGGGGCTTTTCGGATGGAAGCAGCTTGTGCTGTGGAGTCTTAAGCACGCTTGTCTCGATCAGTCGGAATACGCCCGTGTGTACGCTCACTGGGAGACAGAGTGGAAGGAGTTTGTGAAATGGGTGATCCAAACATATGGTGAGGACACCAAGGCTGAGTAA
- a CDS encoding SRP40-C domain-containing protein, which produces MGKKSNKAAAAKSDDTASAPPPGQLMDLVESFLSDHAFKGAHDAFKKQREKKGWQATGAETSASLVSVFQTWEASKGEASAKPSKSNKKKASAKKSSSSEDSDSSDDGEDVDMKDADSSSESSSSSESESEDEAPKPKATKNLKRKAPVDDSSSESSSDSESDSSSSDSDSDDEPRAKKQKRDQSSGSESDSSSSESESDSDSDSDDENAESDSDSSSSSSSSSSSSSSDSDSDSDSDSDSDSDSDSDDEADAETAAQVPLPDSDGSSSSSDSSDSDSDSDNKKGKKGKEVKDSSDSSVTLDGKESPEAETDSTNPPLPPDPVLTNGRKKQNEPFSRIPKNIKVDPKFASNEYVPIAYSQRAHEDLIVTKGKGFTKEKNKKKRGSYRGGAIDISEKKGIYFDD; this is translated from the coding sequence ATGGGCAAAAAGAGCAACAAGGCCGCCGCGGCCAAGAGCGATGATACCGCctctgcccctccccctGGCCAGCTGATGGACTTGGTAGAGTCTTTCCTCTCCGATCACGCTTTCAAGGGTGCCCACGATGCTTTCAAGAAgcagagagagaagaagggctgGCAGGCGACTGGCGCCGAGACCAGCGCTTCGCTCGTCAGCGTTTTCCAGACCTGGGAGGCTTCCAAGGGCGAGGCCAGCGCCAAGCCCAGCAAgtccaacaagaagaaggcttcGGCGAAGAAGTCGAGCAGCTCGGAAGACAGCGATTCAAGCGATGACGGAGAGGATGTGGATATGAAGGACGCCGACTCGTCCTCTGAGAGCTCAAGCAGcagcgagagcgagagcgaaGACGaagcccccaagcccaaggcgaCTAAGAACCTCAAGCGCAAGGCCCCCGTCGACGATAGCTCCTCCGAGTCTTCCTCCGACTCCGAATCCGATTCGAGCTCTTCCGACTCTGATTCCGACGACGAGCCGCGAgcgaagaagcagaagcggGACCAGTCTTCTGGCTCTGAATCCGACTCGAGCTCCAGCGAAAGCGAAAGCGACTCGGACAGCGAttccgacgacgagaacgCCGAATCCGACTCTGACTCCTCTAGTTCCAGCTctagctccagctccagctccagctcggATTCTGACTCGGACTCTGATTCTGATtccgactccgactccgactccgactctgacgatgaggctgatgctgagaCTGCGGCTCAGGTGCCACTACCCGACTCTGATggctcgtcgtcctcatccgACTCTTCAGACTCTGACTCTGATTCAGACAAcaagaagggcaaaaagggcaaggaggttAAGGACTCGTCCGACTCGTCCGTCACCCTAGACGGCAAGGAGTCTCCGGAGGCCGAGACAGACTCGACGAACCCTCCCCTGCCCCCTGACCCCGTCCTGACCAACGGgcgcaagaagcagaacgAGCCCTTCTCGCGCATCcccaagaacatcaaggtcGACCCCAAGTTCGCGTCCAACGAATACGTCCCCATCGCCTACTCGCAGCGCGCGCACGAGGACCTGATCGTgaccaagggcaagggcttcaccaaggagaagaacaagaagaagaggggaagCTACCGCGGCGGTGCGATTGACATctcggagaagaagggcatctACTTTGACGATTAA